The proteins below come from a single Anderseniella sp. Alg231-50 genomic window:
- a CDS encoding NUDIX domain-containing protein, translating into MNGKKLVLVVACALVDPDGRVLIAQRPQGKTLAGLWEFPGGKVEPGEQPEVALIRELKEELGIDVTQACLAPVTFASHAYDDFHLLMPVYVCRRWNGEVERREHSDIRWVRPNRLREFPMPPADEPLIAHLIDLL; encoded by the coding sequence ATGAACGGAAAGAAGCTCGTTCTCGTCGTTGCCTGTGCACTGGTCGATCCGGACGGTAGAGTCCTGATAGCCCAGCGTCCTCAGGGCAAGACACTTGCCGGACTATGGGAATTTCCCGGCGGCAAGGTCGAACCCGGAGAACAGCCTGAAGTCGCGTTGATACGTGAATTGAAGGAAGAGTTGGGTATCGACGTGACGCAAGCCTGTCTGGCACCTGTAACGTTTGCCAGCCACGCCTATGACGATTTCCACCTGCTCATGCCGGTATATGTATGCCGCAGGTGGAATGGCGAGGTTGAAAGGCGTGAACACAGCGATATTCGCTGGGTCAGGCCGAACAGGTTACGCGAGTTTCCCATGCCGCCGGCGGATGAGCCGTTGATTGCTCATTTGATCGACCTGCTGTGA
- a CDS encoding L,D-transpeptidase family protein encodes MSKPSGISRRRLVTGVTASACLMLTAGTAFAASSPSHRKRLLAANPKPVPPFTPIQAPATAETLQVLISIKQQSMQVFSGQRQIGFSPISSGKPGKETPHGIFSVLRKHKFRWSNLYVREPMPFMQRLTWSGIALHAGELPGYPASHGCIRMPDEFAKQLFDLETSDRHVIIADIPAKPVALKHAGLLKPASRVETRKYATLSSTPPLRVLLTRLTGREKTLNGQKILNKLGFGAGKPDGYVGRKTWRAIHNFQKSIDLPANGVLNDATYHALRSSNGAEDYPEGHLYVRQGYKPLFDIAIPLKNAEQPLGAHLLTLPEEHGDRSKPEWLSVSLEHDTSKAGLDAFLRFTIPDDVRHRIEYRLGPHSSVAISDTGLGPETGKGTDFIVVTKHYS; translated from the coding sequence TTGAGTAAGCCATCAGGCATAAGCAGGCGGCGCCTTGTTACAGGCGTCACCGCCAGCGCTTGCCTGATGTTGACGGCCGGAACAGCTTTTGCCGCCAGTTCCCCTTCCCACCGCAAGCGGCTGCTGGCAGCGAACCCGAAGCCGGTACCGCCGTTTACCCCGATCCAGGCACCTGCCACAGCTGAAACGCTGCAGGTGCTGATTTCCATCAAGCAGCAGTCCATGCAGGTCTTCTCGGGCCAGCGCCAGATCGGCTTCAGCCCGATTTCATCCGGCAAACCCGGCAAGGAAACCCCGCACGGCATTTTTTCGGTGTTGCGCAAGCACAAGTTTCGCTGGTCCAATCTGTATGTCCGCGAACCCATGCCGTTCATGCAGCGTCTGACCTGGAGCGGTATTGCGCTGCATGCCGGGGAACTGCCTGGGTACCCGGCTTCGCACGGCTGCATACGGATGCCCGACGAATTCGCCAAGCAGTTGTTTGACCTGGAAACCAGCGACCGGCACGTCATCATTGCCGACATACCGGCAAAACCGGTCGCCCTGAAGCATGCCGGCCTGTTGAAGCCGGCGTCCAGGGTGGAAACACGCAAATATGCAACGCTGTCATCAACACCGCCATTGCGGGTTCTTCTCACCCGCCTGACCGGCCGCGAAAAAACCCTCAATGGGCAAAAAATCCTGAACAAGCTCGGTTTCGGGGCCGGTAAACCGGATGGTTATGTGGGGCGCAAGACCTGGCGGGCCATTCACAACTTCCAGAAATCCATTGATTTGCCGGCAAATGGTGTTCTCAACGATGCCACCTATCACGCGCTGCGGTCATCCAACGGCGCGGAAGACTACCCAGAAGGCCATTTGTACGTGCGCCAGGGCTACAAACCGCTGTTCGATATCGCCATCCCGCTCAAAAACGCCGAACAACCTCTGGGCGCGCATTTGCTCACCTTGCCGGAAGAACACGGGGACAGGAGCAAACCGGAATGGCTGTCGGTCAGCCTCGAGCACGACACGTCGAAGGCCGGGCTGGATGCGTTTTTGCGGTTCACCATTCCCGACGATGTGCGCCACCGCATTGAATACCGCCTCGGACCGCATTCTTCCGTTGCCATTTCCGACACTGGTCTCGGGCCGGAAACCGGCAAGGGCACCGATTTCATCGTTGTAACCAAGCACTACAGCTGA
- a CDS encoding L,D-transpeptidase family protein, with protein MSSDTTFRTGLTRRGFCATGLSLTSLVALSACSSTDKALEPLSPKVMADLQRNNLKVGAPLFVRVFKEENQMEVWLQQAYGPHVLFRTYNICSRSGVLGPKYKEGDRQAPEGFYMVSQRQMNPKSEYYLSFNLGFPNAFDKSLGRTGTHLMVHGGCRSAGCYAITDDHIKELFSLAREAFLYGQKEFPVHAFPFRMTEQNLLRYAGHPHEPYWRDLKVGYDYFEQTRQPPTVGVKQQRYVFMPHNINVPPEFEVKQASADPLAPQLIRGWRAGEWK; from the coding sequence ATGAGTAGTGACACGACATTCAGGACTGGACTGACGCGTCGTGGCTTCTGTGCCACCGGCCTGAGCCTTACGTCGCTGGTCGCGCTGTCTGCATGCAGCAGCACCGACAAGGCACTGGAGCCCTTGTCTCCCAAGGTCATGGCTGACCTGCAGAGAAACAATCTGAAGGTCGGCGCGCCGCTGTTTGTCCGCGTGTTCAAGGAAGAAAACCAGATGGAAGTCTGGCTGCAGCAGGCCTATGGACCCCATGTGCTGTTCCGCACCTACAACATCTGCAGCCGCTCCGGCGTACTGGGTCCGAAGTACAAGGAAGGCGACCGGCAGGCACCGGAAGGCTTCTACATGGTGTCGCAGCGCCAGATGAATCCGAAATCAGAGTATTACCTGTCCTTCAACCTTGGTTTCCCCAACGCGTTTGACAAGTCACTCGGGCGGACCGGTACTCACCTGATGGTGCATGGCGGGTGCCGTTCGGCAGGCTGTTATGCGATTACCGACGACCATATCAAGGAACTGTTCTCGCTTGCGCGTGAAGCCTTCCTGTATGGCCAGAAAGAGTTTCCGGTGCACGCGTTCCCGTTTCGCATGACCGAACAGAACCTGCTGCGCTATGCCGGTCACCCGCACGAACCTTACTGGCGCGACCTGAAAGTCGGCTATGACTATTTCGAGCAGACGCGCCAGCCGCCAACGGTCGGAGTGAAGCAGCAGCGCTATGTGTTCATGCCGCACAATATCAACGTGCCGCCGGAATTCGAGGTGAAGCAGGCATCCGCAGACCCGCTCGCGCCGCAGCTCATTCGCGGCTGGCGGGCCGGTGAGTGGAAGTAG
- the argJ gene encoding bifunctional glutamate N-acetyltransferase/amino-acid acetyltransferase ArgJ, with the protein MAKALPQSPLAPKSFADLPAIEGVRLATAATGVKYKGRDDLLLCVLDRGTTVAGVLTTSKTCSAPVDLCRANLQKGKVRAIVVNASNANAFTGKAGRRTVEATVAEACKVVGCDASEVYLASTGVIGEPLDPAPITARLSDLNDAAAGGAWMAAARAIMTTDTFPKLATATARLGGKTVTVNGIAKGSGMIAPDMATMLSFVFTDAGLPRALMQKMLSDAADRSFNSITVDGDTSTSDTLLLCATGKSGTAPKGIRTIDDAALKSFRSALDKVLQDLAHQTVRDGEGASKFVSITVAGAENDTAARRIGLAIANSPLVKTAIAGEDANWGRIVMAVGKSGEKADRDRLKIRIGGILVASRGSVHPGYDEDKLVPHMKGQKIDIAVDVGVGKGTATVWTCDLSHGYIDINGSYRS; encoded by the coding sequence ATGGCCAAAGCACTCCCCCAGTCACCACTTGCGCCGAAGAGTTTTGCCGATTTGCCGGCGATTGAAGGAGTGCGCCTGGCCACTGCGGCAACCGGGGTCAAATACAAGGGCAGGGATGACCTGTTATTGTGCGTGCTGGACAGGGGAACAACCGTCGCCGGGGTGCTGACGACCTCAAAAACATGTTCCGCGCCGGTGGATCTGTGCCGTGCCAACCTGCAAAAAGGCAAGGTGCGCGCCATAGTGGTCAATGCCAGCAATGCCAATGCGTTTACCGGAAAGGCAGGCCGGCGGACAGTTGAGGCAACTGTCGCTGAAGCTTGCAAGGTTGTCGGCTGCGACGCGTCGGAGGTTTATCTGGCATCAACGGGTGTCATTGGCGAGCCGCTTGATCCGGCGCCGATTACAGCAAGGCTTTCGGACCTGAATGATGCAGCGGCGGGCGGGGCGTGGATGGCGGCCGCCCGGGCCATCATGACGACCGACACGTTTCCGAAACTCGCCACTGCCACAGCCCGGCTGGGCGGCAAAACGGTGACCGTCAACGGTATTGCCAAGGGCTCCGGCATGATCGCGCCCGATATGGCAACCATGCTTTCCTTCGTGTTCACCGATGCCGGATTGCCGCGCGCGCTGATGCAGAAAATGCTGTCGGATGCGGCGGACCGCAGTTTCAACTCGATTACGGTTGATGGAGACACGTCCACATCCGATACGCTTTTGCTGTGTGCGACCGGCAAGTCGGGCACTGCTCCGAAAGGCATCCGCACCATAGATGATGCCGCCCTCAAATCATTCAGGAGCGCGCTCGACAAGGTGTTGCAGGATCTGGCGCATCAGACGGTGCGCGATGGTGAAGGTGCCAGCAAGTTTGTGTCGATAACGGTGGCAGGTGCTGAAAATGACACAGCTGCACGGCGTATCGGCCTTGCCATCGCAAACTCACCGCTGGTCAAGACGGCTATTGCCGGTGAGGATGCCAATTGGGGGCGTATTGTCATGGCAGTCGGCAAGTCCGGCGAGAAAGCGGACCGAGACAGGTTGAAAATCCGGATAGGCGGCATTCTGGTCGCTTCCAGGGGTAGTGTTCATCCCGGTTATGACGAAGACAAGTTGGTACCGCACATGAAGGGCCAGAAAATCGACATTGCGGTCGATGTCGGGGTCGGCAAAGGCACGGCAACCGTGTGGACCTGCGATCTGAGCCATGGCTACATTGATATTAACGGATCGTATCGAAGCTGA
- a CDS encoding peptidylprolyl isomerase, translating to MAKVNGYNITAKEIALASDDLRPQLEKVPANFRFAFVVEYLIERHLLAQEAVKAKTIDTEEYTQRLKYYQAKALRDAYFTDNLATSVTEDAVKAAYEKEAAKVTTEKRARARHILVNSEEDANKAMGRLEKGERFEEVAKQMSLDGSRDYGGDLGFFTAAEMVPAFSKAVFALKKGEVSKPVKTDFGWHIIKLEDLQEGGAQPFDQVRNPIRLVLLRKAVQDKVLELRGKGQIEILDPDLKRLQAEAEKKRQALDASGQVPATTGGAASQSTGGKSNKGDAQ from the coding sequence GTGGCCAAAGTCAATGGCTACAATATTACTGCGAAGGAAATCGCGCTGGCATCTGATGATCTGCGCCCGCAGTTGGAGAAGGTTCCGGCAAATTTCAGATTTGCGTTTGTGGTTGAATACCTGATTGAGCGTCACCTGCTGGCCCAGGAAGCGGTGAAGGCGAAGACGATTGATACCGAGGAATATACCCAGCGGCTGAAATACTATCAGGCAAAGGCGCTGCGCGACGCGTACTTCACAGATAATCTTGCCACGTCGGTGACAGAAGACGCTGTGAAAGCCGCTTACGAAAAAGAAGCGGCAAAAGTCACCACGGAAAAGCGCGCGCGCGCGCGTCACATTCTGGTTAATTCCGAAGAAGACGCGAACAAGGCAATGGGCCGTCTCGAGAAGGGCGAGAGATTTGAAGAGGTCGCAAAGCAGATGTCTCTGGACGGGTCGCGGGACTATGGCGGTGACCTGGGCTTCTTTACTGCTGCCGAAATGGTACCGGCTTTTTCCAAAGCCGTGTTTGCGCTGAAAAAGGGTGAAGTTTCAAAGCCGGTCAAGACCGACTTCGGCTGGCACATCATCAAGCTGGAAGACCTCCAGGAAGGCGGCGCGCAGCCGTTTGACCAGGTCAGAAACCCGATACGGCTGGTATTGCTGCGCAAAGCGGTTCAGGACAAGGTTCTTGAATTGCGCGGTAAGGGCCAGATCGAAATTCTCGACCCGGACCTCAAACGCCTGCAGGCAGAAGCGGAAAAGAAGCGCCAGGCACTTGATGCCTCCGGTCAGGTGCCGGCTACCACTGGCGGGGCCGCTTCGCAGTCGACAGGCGGCAAGTCCAACAAGGGTGACGCCCAATAG
- a CDS encoding SLC13 family permease: MTTEQIILFIIMGSVLGLLVWGRIRYDLVAFSALALAVILGVVEKDTAFSGFGHPAVIIIALVLIVSRALSQSGAVDLLTRNIISAQRGMKAHIAIMGLVGGALSAFMNNVAALALLMPVDMQAADKAKRARAATLMPLSFATILGGMVTLIGTPTNIVIAQFRGTATYNGEPIGPSYSMFDFAPVGLACAAVGLIYISFIGWRFIPQDKARSESAAELENLEGYVMEVQVPESSPAVGQKVRELLPVADENEVYILGLIRRGERLPGSARGVEIRKGDILVVEGGPESLEQFANALKLSYSSSSRHKGVLTGTLAMTEAVVVSGSRLEGRSARDARLLNRQQTMLLGVAREGRPFRDRVRQLELKAGDVLLLMGNKEALPEVVQWLGCLPLAERGLQVTQREKAGFSIAIFAIAIIAASLGLVYLPVALAACVAIYALLKVVTLSQIYDSIEWPVIVLLASLIPIGAAIETSGGTVLIANAIVDVTGGWPAWAVLLLLMAVTMTLSDVLNNVATVLVAAPVAIKIAEQLNVNPDAMLMGVAVSASCAFLTPIGHKNNTIIMGPGGYRFGDYWPMGLPLEIIILAVSLPMILIVWPL; encoded by the coding sequence ATGACCACCGAACAGATAATCCTCTTCATCATCATGGGCAGCGTACTCGGGCTACTGGTCTGGGGCCGCATCCGTTATGACCTCGTGGCGTTTTCAGCTCTGGCGCTGGCCGTCATTCTCGGCGTGGTCGAAAAAGACACCGCCTTTTCAGGCTTTGGCCACCCGGCCGTCATCATTATTGCCCTGGTCCTGATCGTGTCGCGGGCCTTGTCGCAATCCGGGGCCGTTGACCTGTTGACGCGCAATATCATCTCCGCCCAGCGCGGCATGAAGGCACACATTGCCATCATGGGCCTGGTTGGTGGCGCGCTGTCCGCCTTCATGAACAATGTCGCTGCGCTCGCCTTGCTGATGCCGGTGGACATGCAGGCAGCGGACAAGGCGAAAAGAGCGCGGGCAGCGACACTGATGCCATTGTCGTTCGCCACCATTCTCGGCGGCATGGTCACTCTCATCGGCACGCCGACCAACATCGTCATCGCCCAGTTCAGGGGCACCGCTACCTATAACGGCGAACCCATTGGCCCGTCATATTCCATGTTCGACTTCGCGCCCGTCGGGCTGGCCTGTGCCGCTGTAGGCCTCATCTACATTTCATTCATAGGTTGGCGTTTCATCCCGCAGGACAAGGCCCGTTCGGAATCAGCTGCCGAGCTTGAGAACCTGGAAGGCTATGTGATGGAAGTGCAGGTTCCTGAAAGCTCGCCAGCGGTAGGCCAGAAGGTTCGAGAACTGCTGCCGGTGGCCGATGAAAACGAAGTCTACATTCTGGGCCTGATCCGGCGCGGGGAACGCCTGCCGGGGTCTGCACGCGGCGTTGAAATCCGCAAAGGTGATATTCTGGTTGTGGAAGGTGGCCCGGAAAGCCTCGAGCAGTTTGCCAACGCCTTGAAGCTCTCCTATTCATCGTCGTCCCGGCACAAGGGCGTGCTGACCGGTACGCTTGCCATGACCGAAGCCGTCGTCGTTTCCGGCTCCAGGCTGGAAGGCCGCTCGGCCCGCGACGCCAGGCTCCTGAACCGGCAGCAGACCATGTTGCTGGGGGTTGCCCGCGAGGGCCGTCCGTTTCGCGACAGGGTCAGACAGCTTGAACTCAAGGCAGGCGACGTGCTGCTGCTGATGGGCAACAAGGAAGCCTTGCCGGAGGTTGTGCAATGGCTCGGATGCCTGCCTCTGGCGGAACGTGGACTGCAGGTCACACAGCGCGAAAAAGCCGGCTTTTCCATTGCTATATTCGCCATTGCCATCATTGCGGCCAGCCTTGGCCTGGTGTACCTGCCGGTTGCGCTGGCGGCCTGCGTGGCGATTTATGCCCTGCTCAAGGTCGTAACCCTGTCGCAGATCTACGATTCCATTGAATGGCCGGTGATCGTACTGCTGGCATCGCTGATTCCGATCGGTGCTGCGATAGAGACCTCGGGCGGAACGGTACTGATTGCCAATGCCATCGTTGACGTTACCGGCGGCTGGCCGGCATGGGCGGTGCTGCTGCTGCTGATGGCGGTCACCATGACCTTGTCGGACGTGCTGAACAACGTAGCGACCGTGCTGGTGGCCGCTCCGGTGGCGATCAAGATTGCCGAGCAGTTGAACGTCAATCCGGATGCCATGCTGATGGGTGTTGCGGTATCCGCCAGCTGTGCCTTCCTGACCCCGATAGGCCACAAGAACAACACCATTATCATGGGCCCTGGCGGCTATCGTTTTGGCGACTACTGGCCGATGGGCCTGCCACTGGAAATCATTATCCTGGCAGTATCCCTGCCGATGATCCTGATTGTCTGGCCGCTTTAG
- a CDS encoding murein L,D-transpeptidase family protein → MRRLFKLVLVLAIMASTGYALYRTGEMNRIAERFRYPDPQTFRKQAWAELDARQLKPGMPVFIRIFKQSSELELWLRGTKGWELYRTVEICNWSGGLGPKLKEGDKQSPEGFYTVTKGRLNPNSRHHLSFNLGFPNRYDRSLGRTGSFLMVHGGCSSIGCYAVRDHQVEVIYRLVEAALDNGQQAVRVHAFPFRLEQTALDRHKGAKWHDFWSMLKPGYDAFERAREVPRVRVANKSYVVN, encoded by the coding sequence ATGCGGCGATTATTCAAATTGGTTCTGGTGCTGGCGATCATGGCATCTACCGGCTATGCGCTGTATCGCACCGGCGAGATGAACCGTATCGCGGAGCGATTCCGCTATCCTGATCCGCAAACATTCAGGAAACAGGCCTGGGCCGAACTGGATGCCCGGCAACTCAAGCCCGGCATGCCGGTGTTCATTCGCATTTTCAAACAAAGCTCGGAGCTTGAGTTGTGGTTGAGGGGTACAAAGGGATGGGAATTGTACCGGACGGTTGAAATCTGCAACTGGTCGGGAGGCCTGGGACCGAAACTGAAAGAAGGCGACAAGCAATCGCCGGAAGGATTCTACACGGTCACCAAGGGCCGGCTGAACCCGAACAGCCGGCATCATCTCTCGTTCAATCTCGGTTTCCCCAACCGGTATGACCGCTCGCTTGGCCGGACCGGGTCATTTTTGATGGTGCATGGCGGGTGTTCGTCCATTGGCTGTTATGCGGTGCGAGACCATCAGGTCGAAGTGATCTACCGGCTTGTTGAAGCAGCTCTTGATAATGGCCAGCAGGCGGTGCGTGTGCATGCTTTCCCGTTCCGGCTGGAACAAACGGCGCTTGACCGGCACAAGGGCGCAAAGTGGCACGATTTCTGGTCAATGCTGAAGCCCGGATATGATGCGTTTGAACGGGCGCGCGAAGTGCCGCGCGTGCGGGTTGCAAACAAATCCTATGTGGTTAATTGA
- a CDS encoding acetyl-CoA carboxylase carboxyltransferase subunit alpha gives MQTFLDFETRIAELAGKIAELKSINDDDGSVSIADEVTQLEGKLSKSLADLYADLEPWQKTQVARHPDRPHTQDYLDALITEFTPLAGDRKFAEDDAVLGGLGRFDGDPVVVIGQEKGADTKSRLKHNFGMARPEGYRKAVRLMELAQRFSLPVLTFVDTAGAYPGIGAEERGQAEAIARSTDCCLGLGTPIISTIIGEGGSGGAVAIATANSVLMLEHSIYSVISPEGAASILWHDSARASEAATAMRITAAHLKELGVIDTIVPEPVGGAHRAREAAIQSVREAVSAALLPFKHMSEDEVRQQRRDKFLAIGRTLGS, from the coding sequence ATGCAGACATTTCTTGATTTTGAAACACGCATTGCCGAGCTTGCCGGCAAGATCGCCGAGTTGAAGTCCATCAACGACGATGATGGCTCCGTATCGATTGCCGATGAGGTGACGCAGCTGGAAGGCAAGCTATCGAAGTCGCTCGCCGACCTTTATGCAGACCTTGAACCCTGGCAGAAAACCCAGGTTGCACGGCACCCGGACCGGCCGCATACTCAGGATTACCTGGATGCCCTGATCACCGAGTTCACGCCGCTTGCCGGTGACCGGAAGTTTGCCGAGGATGATGCCGTTCTCGGCGGGTTGGGGCGGTTTGACGGAGACCCGGTTGTGGTCATCGGCCAGGAAAAGGGAGCTGATACGAAATCCCGCCTGAAGCACAATTTCGGCATGGCGCGTCCGGAAGGTTATCGCAAGGCGGTCCGGCTGATGGAACTGGCGCAGCGTTTCAGCCTGCCGGTGCTGACTTTCGTCGATACGGCAGGCGCCTATCCCGGTATCGGCGCGGAAGAGCGTGGTCAGGCGGAAGCAATCGCGCGTTCAACCGATTGTTGTCTCGGCCTTGGTACGCCGATCATCTCGACCATTATCGGCGAGGGTGGGTCAGGCGGGGCTGTCGCCATTGCAACGGCAAATTCTGTCCTGATGCTTGAGCATTCGATCTATTCGGTCATCTCGCCGGAAGGTGCTGCATCCATTTTGTGGCACGATTCAGCGCGCGCCAGTGAAGCCGCCACCGCCATGCGTATCACTGCGGCCCACCTGAAGGAGCTCGGGGTCATTGACACGATCGTGCCGGAGCCGGTCGGTGGCGCACACCGGGCACGCGAGGCTGCGATACAGTCGGTCAGGGAAGCGGTTTCAGCGGCGCTGTTGCCGTTCAAGCACATGTCGGAAGATGAAGTGCGCCAGCAGCGGCGCGACAAATTCCTGGCGATCGGGCGCACACTCGGCTCGTGA
- the secA gene encoding preprotein translocase subunit SecA, giving the protein MFGLGSIAAKVFGSSNDRKVKKYQTRVDAINALEPELAALGDDEIRARTETFRQQFADGTSLDDLLVPAFATVREASKRALGLRHFDVQLVGGMVLNDNSIAEMRTGEGKTLVATLPVYLNAISGKSVHVVTVNDYLAQRDAAWMGKVYEFLGLRVGVIVHGLEDDERRDQYACDVTYATNNELGFDYLRDNMKYAVEDMVQRGHYYSIVDEVDSILIDEARTPLIISGALEDRSDLYTDIDKIIPQLVEEDYELDEKTKSVTLTETGNEHIEELLQASGLMSEGSLYDVENVALVHHVNQSLRAHKVFVKDRDYIVKDDEVIIIDEFTGRMMPGRRYSEGQHQAIEAKEHVRIQPENQTLASITFQNYFRLYEKLAGMTGTAVTEADEFLDIYKLDVVEVPTNVAVQRVDEDDEVYRSVREKFDAIVVAVKDARERGQPILVGTTSIDKSEYLAQHLKELGIPHNVLNARYHEQEAQIISQAGVPGAVTIATNMAGRGTDIQLGGNADMRIENELGDMAEGKKRETAIEKINAEIAGHKQKALEAGGLFVIATERHESRRIDNQLRGRSGRQGDPGRSRFYLSLEDDLMRIFGSERMDSMLQKLGLEEGEAIVHPWINKALEKAQQKVEARNFDARKNILKFDDVMNDQRKVIFEQRIDIMNGNEISGTVDDMRHEVVETTVQEFIPPSAYPEQWRSTELREKLREVVAIDFPVEDWADEEGIADEEIRERVMEAADNLYGEKREKYGAEIMEYIEKEVLLRSLDQLWREHIITLEHLRQAVQLRGYGQRDPLNEYKTEGFTLFEQMIVRLRAIVTGQLLRVEVSQDGADEMFPDDEELPDMFIEDFDEHGNELPPGTVLSAAVSPSPDQPDGFNAEDPATWGPVGRNQACPCGSGKKFKHCHGAFV; this is encoded by the coding sequence ATGTTCGGACTGGGCTCGATAGCTGCCAAGGTTTTTGGCAGCTCAAATGACCGCAAGGTCAAGAAATACCAAACCCGCGTAGACGCAATCAACGCTCTTGAGCCTGAACTCGCCGCGCTTGGCGATGACGAAATTCGCGCACGCACTGAAACATTCCGGCAGCAGTTTGCCGACGGAACCTCGCTGGATGACCTGCTGGTCCCAGCCTTCGCAACAGTCCGCGAAGCGTCAAAGCGCGCACTCGGCCTGCGTCACTTTGACGTCCAGCTGGTCGGCGGCATGGTCCTGAATGACAACTCGATTGCCGAGATGAGAACCGGTGAAGGCAAGACACTGGTGGCGACGCTGCCGGTCTACCTCAATGCCATCTCCGGCAAGTCAGTGCATGTCGTCACCGTCAATGACTATCTGGCCCAGCGCGATGCGGCCTGGATGGGCAAGGTGTATGAGTTTCTCGGGCTTCGGGTCGGCGTCATTGTGCATGGCCTGGAAGACGACGAGCGCCGTGACCAGTATGCCTGCGATGTGACATATGCCACCAACAACGAGCTCGGCTTCGACTATCTTCGCGACAACATGAAATATGCCGTCGAGGACATGGTGCAGCGCGGACATTACTATTCGATTGTCGATGAGGTTGACTCAATCCTGATTGACGAAGCCCGCACCCCGCTGATCATTTCCGGTGCGCTGGAAGACCGCTCCGACCTGTATACCGACATCGACAAAATCATCCCGCAACTGGTCGAGGAAGATTACGAACTTGATGAGAAGACCAAGTCCGTCACCTTGACCGAAACCGGCAACGAACACATCGAGGAACTGTTGCAGGCGTCCGGATTGATGAGCGAAGGCTCCCTCTATGATGTGGAAAACGTCGCTCTGGTCCATCACGTCAACCAGTCGCTTCGCGCCCACAAGGTTTTCGTCAAGGATCGCGATTATATCGTCAAGGACGACGAGGTGATAATCATCGACGAATTCACCGGGCGCATGATGCCGGGCCGGCGCTACTCCGAAGGCCAGCATCAGGCCATCGAGGCCAAGGAGCACGTCCGCATTCAGCCGGAAAACCAGACGCTTGCCTCGATAACCTTCCAGAACTATTTCCGCCTGTACGAGAAACTCGCCGGGATGACCGGTACGGCAGTTACCGAAGCTGACGAATTTCTGGATATCTACAAGCTGGACGTGGTGGAAGTGCCGACGAATGTCGCCGTCCAGCGTGTCGATGAAGATGACGAGGTTTACCGCAGCGTCCGTGAGAAATTCGACGCCATCGTCGTGGCCGTCAAGGATGCCCGCGAACGCGGCCAGCCGATACTGGTCGGCACGACCTCAATCGACAAATCCGAATACCTTGCCCAGCACCTGAAAGAACTCGGAATTCCACACAATGTTCTGAACGCACGCTACCATGAACAGGAAGCCCAGATCATTTCGCAGGCCGGTGTACCGGGTGCGGTGACCATTGCCACCAACATGGCAGGCCGCGGCACCGACATTCAGCTTGGCGGCAATGCCGACATGCGCATCGAAAATGAGCTTGGCGATATGGCGGAAGGCAAAAAACGCGAAACCGCCATCGAAAAGATCAACGCCGAAATTGCCGGACACAAGCAAAAGGCGCTTGAGGCCGGCGGATTGTTTGTGATTGCCACGGAACGTCATGAAAGCCGCCGTATCGACAACCAGCTGCGCGGCCGCTCCGGTCGCCAGGGTGACCCGGGCCGGTCACGGTTCTACCTGTCCCTGGAAGACGATCTGATGCGCATATTCGGTTCGGAACGCATGGACTCGATGTTGCAGAAGCTCGGTCTCGAAGAAGGCGAGGCGATTGTCCATCCGTGGATCAACAAGGCACTGGAAAAGGCCCAGCAGAAGGTTGAGGCGCGCAATTTCGATGCCCGCAAGAACATCCTGAAGTTTGATGATGTGATGAACGACCAGCGCAAGGTGATCTTTGAACAGCGCATCGACATCATGAACGGCAACGAGATTTCCGGCACCGTGGACGATATGCGCCATGAAGTTGTTGAAACGACCGTCCAGGAATTCATTCCGCCAAGTGCCTATCCCGAACAATGGCGTTCAACCGAACTGCGCGAAAAACTGCGCGAAGTCGTTGCCATTGATTTCCCTGTCGAGGACTGGGCGGACGAAGAAGGTATTGCGGATGAGGAAATCCGTGAACGGGTGATGGAAGCCGCCGACAATCTCTATGGTGAGAAGCGCGAGAAGTACGGCGCAGAAATCATGGAGTACATCGAAAAGGAAGTGCTGCTGCGCTCGCTGGACCAGTTGTGGCGCGAACACATCATTACCCTTGAGCATCTGCGCCAGGCGGTGCAGTTGCGCGGCTACGGCCAGCGCGACCCGCTCAACGAGTACAAAACCGAAGGGTTCACCCTGTTTGAACAGATGATCGTGCGCTTGCGCGCGATCGTGACCGGACAACTCCTGCGGGTCGAGGTCAGCCAGGACGGCGCCGACGAGATGTTCCCCGATGACGAGGAGCTTCCTGACATGTTCATCGAGGATTTCGACGAACATGGTAATGAATTGCCGCCGGGTACTGTTTTGTCTGCCGCCGTCTCCCCGTCGCCGGATCAGCCGGATGGGTTCAATGCGGAAGACCCCGCAACCTGGGGACCCGTGGGGCGCAATCAGGCATGTCCATGCGGATCAGGCAAAAAGTTCAAGCACTGCCACGGGGCCTTTGTTTGA